The nucleotide sequence ACTCCCGCAGCCGTGCGGCCTCGGCGTGGATGTCGCGGCCCGACGGGTCGATGGCGAAAGGGCATTGACGAAGCATTGCGGTGCCTCCTGGGGTCGGCGGTCCGGGAGTCGAGTGGCCTCGACTCCGCATTTTCAAAACCGCCCGTCCGGTTCGTATACACCCGGTGGCGGGCCCAAGTGTGGCACCTCCACGACCACACCGCCAAGCGGGCTCCCTGCAGGCCGCGAGCCCCGCCGAGAGGGGTACCGAAAGCAGCCGACGGCGCAATCCCTCCCCTGCGACACGCTCGCCTTCCGACCGGAATACCAGTTCCCACTTGGGGTGGAGCCAGCGATCTCCACGCAGCGTGATCCGACGGTGACTTCCCTGGTGGGGGCTGGATCGGGGCGATCGGTACACCCCTGTTCCACCCCTAACCGGGGTGACGTGTGCGACGGACGATCCCAAGTACCACCTTGCAAACAAAACCGGAGAGTACGTATCTTGCGTTTGGGAGTGCTCATCCCATCCGTCAACCCGGCTCTGTGGAGAGGTCCATGACCCTGCTGACGTTCCAGAAGAACGCCCCCGTGCTGGCCGACCAGACCGCCGGAGCACCATGGACGCGCTGTAACGAACTTCCCCAACTGACCACCACCGTCCCGAGGGAGTACGTGCACCGCAGCTCCCTCGCGGAGGTCTTCCTGACCGGCTGCACGAAGATCGACGACAACGTCTTCTCGCTCACCGGCCAGTGGCCCCGTGCCCACACGTTCTTCACCAGCGCCGACGGCACCAGCCACGACCCGGTCCAGGCCGGGGAAACGATCCGCCAGGTCGGCCTCTTCCTCTGCCACGCGGAGTACGGGGTCCCGCTGGGGCACAACGTGCTGCTGTGGACCCTCGGCTTCGAGTCCGACCTCTCCCAGCTGCACATCGGCTCCAGCCCCACCGAACTCGAACTCATCGCGACCTGCACGGACTTCGCCTGGAAGGGCAACAGGTTCTCCGGCTTCCTGCGCGTGACCATCCGCCGCAACGGCGAGGTCGCCGCCTCGGGGACGGCGCTCTTCAGCTGCGTCCCCCCGGCGGTGTACCGCAGGGTCCGCGGTGAGCGCGGCCCCGGCGCCCTGCTCGAACCGCTGGCCCGCGAGACCCCGGTCCCCGCGGCGACCGCAGGACGGCTGCTGCCGTTCGACGTCGTGCTCGCCCCGTCGGACCGGCCGGACCGCTGGCTGCTGAACCCCGACCTGGGCCACCCGATCCTCTTCGAGCACGCCAATGACCACCACCCGGGCATGGTCCTGGTCGAAGCCGCCCGCCAGGCCGCCTACAGCCTGCTGCCCGACGCCGCCTTCACCCCGTCGGGCATCGAGACCGCGTTCCACAGCTACGCCGAACTCGACGCCCCCTGCTGGATCGACGCCCGGGAGATCCCGGCCGCCGAAGGTTCCGGGGTCCGCATGGTGGAGGTGACCGGCCACCAGGACGGCCGCAAGATATTCGCGGCGACCGTCACGGGCACCGTCGGTGCGGAGCACGGCGGCCGACGCCGGGTGTGACACCGCGCCGGCCCTTGCCGTCGGGCGCTGCTGAGCCGCTGTGCGGGGATCAGCGGCTCAGCAGTGCCCGGTACCAGGGAGCGTGGCGCGCGAACGCCTCGGCGAAGACCGGCCCGGGTTCGGCCGGGACGAGGGACCACAGGCGCGTGCTGTCGTACCAGTGGTCCACGGCCAGCAGCGAGATGCGGCGTCGGGTGACCGGGTCGTCGGCCGCGCCGAGCAGTTCCAGCGCCTGAGCGACGGTGAGTTCCCCGCGCGGCGCCTCCAGCCCCAGCTCCCGGGTCACCGTCGTGACCAGCTCGCGCGCGGAGACCGGCTCCGGGTGGCTCGCGTGCAGCACCTGCCCGCCGACGGCGCCGACAGGCAGCCGGACGAGCGCCGCCAACGCCCCGGCCAGGGCGTCCACCGACACCAGGGAGATCCGCGCACGACCGCCGTCCAGCCAGTACGGCAGCTTGTCCAGCAGCTGGACCAGGGCCGGGATCATCCACGTGTCGCCGTCGCCGTAGATCAAGTGCGGACGCAGCACGGTCCCGCCCGCGGCGAGCACGAGCCGCTCCCCCTCCAGCCGGGTGACGCTGGTAGGCGACGTGGGCGCCTCGGTGAGCACGCCCTCGGCCTCGCCCCTGTGGGCGACGTCCTTGTAGACGGCGGCGGTGCCGAGCTGCACGACCCGCCCCACACCCGCCCGCCGGGCCTCGGCCAGCAGCGCCCGGGTGCCCTCGGCGTTGACCTCGCGGCACTCCTCCTCGGTGCCCCCGATCCGCGCCGCGAGATGCAGCACGGTCGTGACGCCGTCGCAGATCCCGCGCAGGGACGCGGGGTCGGTGAGGCTTCCCCCGGCGACCTCAGCGCCGGCCCACTCGGCGGGCGCCGACGTCCGGTGGGTCAGCAGCCGCAGCGACGCGGGGGACGCACCCCGCCGGGTCTCGGCCAGCAGCCGCTTCACGACGTGGGAGCCGACGAAGCCGGTGGCTCCGGTCACGAGTATCCGTTCGGTGGTCAACTACTGCCTCTCACCCGAGCCTTGCCAAAACGATCATGAGAAAACGGTGCTGATACTGTCGTACACCATGACTGCTGGTAGAGGCCTCCTTGAGGGAAAGTCGACTCTGATCACAGGCGCCAGCGCGGGCATCGGCTCTGCCGCCGCCCGGGTCTTCTGCCGTGAGGGGGCCGCCGTCACGCTGGTCGCCCGCCGGCAGCGCCCGTTGGCCGAGCTCACCGCCGAACTCGTGGCCGCGGGACACCGGGCCCAGTACGTCGTCGCCGACGTGACGGACCCCGCAGCCATGGCCGGCGCCGTCTCCGCCGCCGTCGACACGTACGGAGCCCTGGACGCCGCCTTCAACAACGCGGGCGTCGGCACGGAGCCCAAGCCCATGCACCTGCTGGACGAGGACGTCTACGACTCCGTCATGGACACCAATGTGCGCGGCGTGTGGAACTGCATGCGCGCCCAGGTGAAGGCGATGATCGGCCGCGGCGGTGCCATCGTCAACAACAGCAGCACCGGCGGGCTGGTCGCCACCCCCGTGTCCTCGGTCTACATCGCCTCGAAGCACGCGGTGATCGGTCTGACCAAGGCGGCCGCGGCCGAGTACGCCGCCCACGGCATCCGGGTCAACGCCATCGCGCCCGGCTCGACCCGCAGCGAGATGGTCGACGACTGGCTCGGCCGGCACCCCGAGATGGAGAAGGTGCTCCTCGACTCGGCACTGCTCCCGCACATCGCCGACCCCCACGAGATCGCGGAGGCCGCCGCCTGGCTGTGCAGCGACCGCGCGTCATTCGTCGTGGGGACGACCCTGGCGGTGGACGGCGGCTGGACCACCCGCTAGCGCTCTGACCGGGGAGGTCCGCCGACTGCACCCTCGTGTCATCTTCGCCAGAACAGGTGGTGCGTCACACCACTCGGGCTGGGCACGACATCGAGGTGGAACCGGTCGAGCAGCTCCTCGGGTGACTCCCAGAGTCGCACTCCGGCTCCGATCCGCACCTGCGAGACCGCCACATGCATGGTGTCGACGAGGCCGGCGTCGAGAAACTCCCGGATCGTGGTGGCCCCGCCGCCGAGTCGTACGTCCTTGCCCTGCGCCGCGTCCCGCGCTTGTCCGAGCACCGTGGCCGGGTCGCCGTCGACGAAGTGGAACGTGGTGTCGGAGAGCGTGAACGAGGGACGCTTGTGGTGGGTCATGACGAACACCGGGGTGTGGAACGGCGGCTCGTCACCCCACCAGCCGCGCCAGTCATGGTCGTGCCAGGGCCCGCGCTGAGGTCCGAACTTGTTGCGGCCCATGATCTCGGCGCCGATGTTGCGTGCGAAATCCCGCGTGAAGTAGTCGTCGAGGCCGCGACTCCCCCCGGGGTCGGTGCGCATGGGCCAGCTCGCCGTGGCGCCGGCCCAGGCGAACAGGTCCCCGGGATCGGCGTCGCCGAACGGTCTCTCCAGGCTCTGGTGCTCGCCGGCCC is from Streptomyces sp. NBC_00190 and encodes:
- a CDS encoding ScbA/BarX family gamma-butyrolactone biosynthesis protein, producing the protein MTLLTFQKNAPVLADQTAGAPWTRCNELPQLTTTVPREYVHRSSLAEVFLTGCTKIDDNVFSLTGQWPRAHTFFTSADGTSHDPVQAGETIRQVGLFLCHAEYGVPLGHNVLLWTLGFESDLSQLHIGSSPTELELIATCTDFAWKGNRFSGFLRVTIRRNGEVAASGTALFSCVPPAVYRRVRGERGPGALLEPLARETPVPAATAGRLLPFDVVLAPSDRPDRWLLNPDLGHPILFEHANDHHPGMVLVEAARQAAYSLLPDAAFTPSGIETAFHSYAELDAPCWIDAREIPAAEGSGVRMVEVTGHQDGRKIFAATVTGTVGAEHGGRRRV
- a CDS encoding NAD-dependent epimerase/dehydratase family protein — its product is MTGATGFVGSHVVKRLLAETRRGASPASLRLLTHRTSAPAEWAGAEVAGGSLTDPASLRGICDGVTTVLHLAARIGGTEEECREVNAEGTRALLAEARRAGVGRVVQLGTAAVYKDVAHRGEAEGVLTEAPTSPTSVTRLEGERLVLAAGGTVLRPHLIYGDGDTWMIPALVQLLDKLPYWLDGGRARISLVSVDALAGALAALVRLPVGAVGGQVLHASHPEPVSARELVTTVTRELGLEAPRGELTVAQALELLGAADDPVTRRRISLLAVDHWYDSTRLWSLVPAEPGPVFAEAFARHAPWYRALLSR
- a CDS encoding SDR family NAD(P)-dependent oxidoreductase encodes the protein MTAGRGLLEGKSTLITGASAGIGSAAARVFCREGAAVTLVARRQRPLAELTAELVAAGHRAQYVVADVTDPAAMAGAVSAAVDTYGALDAAFNNAGVGTEPKPMHLLDEDVYDSVMDTNVRGVWNCMRAQVKAMIGRGGAIVNNSSTGGLVATPVSSVYIASKHAVIGLTKAAAAEYAAHGIRVNAIAPGSTRSEMVDDWLGRHPEMEKVLLDSALLPHIADPHEIAEAAAWLCSDRASFVVGTTLAVDGGWTTR
- a CDS encoding dihydrofolate reductase family protein — translated: MEQLLRVQNFSVSSDGFGAGEHQSLERPFGDADPGDLFAWAGATASWPMRTDPGGSRGLDDYFTRDFARNIGAEIMGRNKFGPQRGPWHDHDWRGWWGDEPPFHTPVFVMTHHKRPSFTLSDTTFHFVDGDPATVLGQARDAAQGKDVRLGGGATTIREFLDAGLVDTMHVAVSQVRIGAGVRLWESPEELLDRFHLDVVPSPSGVTHHLFWRR